In Niveispirillum cyanobacteriorum, the following proteins share a genomic window:
- a CDS encoding YeaH/YhbH family protein has translation MFTIVDRRLNPSGKSLANRQRFLRRAKEQVMRAVRDASAKRGIRDIDMGGDISIAPDGIREPTLRRSSTGGQRDYVVPGNKEFMSGDKIKRPPQGGGSGRGNEGSEDGDGQDEFRFVLSREEFIDLFLEDLELPDLAKRKLAVTDAMDWHRAGYSVAGSPANLNLVRTMRNSLARRIALNRPTGDEIKALRQEIDDLERSGRDRERLEQARLELAEALKRTQRIPYIDPVDVRYNRFAATPRPAAQAVMFCLMDVSGSMTEHMKDLAKRFYMLLYLFLSRRYKHVDVVFIRHTHRAAEVDEETFFYSAETGGTVVSTALEEMARVIKERYPPGEWNIYAAQASDGDNALSDNTKTALLMTDSILPDCQYYAYLEVGQEGMMPGLPYGGGPRETDLWRTYKQINAGGVLAMRRVTERKEIYPVFRELFAKDKAGQPAEVSA, from the coding sequence TTGTTCACCATTGTCGACCGACGTCTCAATCCTTCAGGTAAAAGTCTGGCCAACCGCCAGCGTTTCCTGCGGCGCGCCAAGGAACAGGTGATGCGGGCCGTACGCGATGCCTCAGCCAAGCGTGGCATCCGCGACATCGATATGGGCGGCGACATCTCCATCGCCCCCGATGGCATCCGCGAACCGACCCTTCGCCGGTCCTCCACGGGCGGGCAGCGTGATTATGTCGTTCCCGGCAATAAGGAGTTCATGTCCGGCGACAAGATCAAACGCCCACCGCAGGGTGGCGGGTCCGGCAGGGGCAATGAGGGATCGGAGGACGGCGACGGCCAGGATGAATTCCGCTTTGTGTTGAGCCGGGAAGAATTCATCGACCTGTTCCTGGAAGACCTGGAACTGCCCGATCTGGCCAAGCGCAAACTGGCCGTCACCGACGCCATGGACTGGCACCGGGCCGGCTACTCAGTGGCGGGTTCACCGGCTAACCTCAATCTGGTGCGCACCATGCGCAACAGCCTGGCCCGCCGTATTGCGCTGAACCGCCCCACAGGCGACGAGATCAAGGCCCTGCGGCAGGAGATCGATGATCTGGAACGCAGCGGGCGAGACCGAGAGCGGCTGGAACAGGCACGCCTGGAACTGGCCGAGGCGCTCAAACGGACCCAGCGCATCCCCTACATCGACCCGGTCGATGTCCGCTACAACCGCTTTGCGGCCACACCGCGACCGGCGGCGCAGGCGGTCATGTTCTGCCTGATGGATGTGTCGGGCAGCATGACGGAGCATATGAAGGACCTGGCCAAGCGCTTCTACATGCTGCTCTACCTGTTCTTGTCGCGGCGGTACAAGCATGTGGACGTGGTCTTCATCCGCCATACCCACCGCGCCGCAGAGGTGGATGAAGAGACCTTTTTCTACAGCGCCGAGACCGGCGGCACGGTGGTGTCAACCGCGCTGGAGGAGATGGCGCGGGTCATCAAGGAACGCTATCCGCCCGGTGAATGGAACATCTATGCTGCCCAAGCCAGCGATGGCGATAATGCCCTGTCGGACAATACCAAGACAGCATTGCTGATGACCGACAGCATCCTGCCTGACTGTCAATATTATGCCTATCTGGAGGTGGGGCAGGAAGGGATGATGCCAGGCCTACCCTATGGCGGTGGCCCGCGCGAAACCGACCTGTGGCGCACCTATAAGCAGATCAATGCCGGCGGCGTGCTGGCCATGCGGCGCGTGACCGAACGCAAGGAAATCTACCCCGTCTTTCGCGAACTGTTCGCCAAGGACAAGGCCGGGCAACCGGCGGAGGTGAGTGCATGA
- a CDS encoding SpoVR family protein translates to MTLTAFETAPLYTGADWDYDKVRRVYDAIENVALEMGLDTYTNQIEVITSEQMLDAYSSIGMPLFYKHWSFGKHFARDEALYRKGQRGLAYEIVINSNPCISYIMEENTMTMQTLVIAHAAFGHNHFFKNNYLFQQWTDADGILDYLSFAKAYISQCEERYGHANVERVLDAAHALMNHGVHRYPRRRGPDLRNEEKRARERLEHAEATFNDLWRTVPTKAGSNSPLSDRDRRRTLLELPEENILYFLEKKAPRLQGWQREILRIVRHVAQYFYPQRQTKVMNEGCATYCHYRILSTLHERGALTDGAWMEAMHSHTNVVFQPEFDDRRYGGINPYALGFAMMQDIERIVTEPTQEDRYWFPDLAGRGDAMGALRDAWANFRDESFILQYLSPALIRKFRLFHVADDARDPEMKVAAIHDERGYRAVRHALARQYDIAWAEADIQIVDVDLVGDRKLMLEHHVMNQILLEEEEARAVMQHLANLWGYEVVLDEVETPGATPLRRINVAPRVVLGGA, encoded by the coding sequence ATGACCCTAACCGCCTTTGAGACCGCCCCGCTCTATACCGGTGCCGACTGGGACTATGACAAGGTTCGCCGCGTTTATGACGCCATCGAGAACGTGGCGCTGGAGATGGGCCTGGACACCTACACCAACCAGATCGAGGTGATCACGTCGGAGCAGATGCTGGACGCCTATTCCAGCATCGGCATGCCGCTGTTCTACAAGCACTGGTCCTTCGGCAAGCATTTTGCCCGCGACGAGGCGCTGTATCGCAAGGGCCAGCGGGGTCTGGCGTACGAGATCGTGATCAATTCCAACCCCTGCATCAGCTACATCATGGAAGAAAACACCATGACGATGCAGACGCTGGTGATCGCGCATGCCGCCTTCGGCCATAATCACTTCTTCAAGAACAACTATCTGTTCCAGCAATGGACCGATGCTGATGGCATTCTGGATTACCTGTCCTTCGCCAAAGCCTATATCAGCCAGTGCGAGGAACGGTACGGCCACGCCAATGTCGAACGTGTACTGGATGCCGCCCACGCCCTGATGAACCACGGCGTCCACCGCTATCCCCGCCGCCGTGGCCCCGACTTGCGCAATGAGGAGAAACGGGCGCGCGAACGGCTGGAGCATGCCGAAGCGACCTTCAACGACCTGTGGCGCACCGTCCCCACCAAGGCAGGTAGTAACAGCCCGCTCTCCGACCGCGACCGCCGCCGCACCCTGCTGGAACTGCCGGAGGAGAATATCCTCTATTTCCTGGAGAAGAAGGCCCCGCGCCTGCAGGGATGGCAACGGGAAATCCTGCGCATTGTGCGGCATGTGGCGCAGTATTTCTATCCGCAGCGCCAGACCAAGGTGATGAACGAGGGCTGCGCCACCTATTGCCATTACCGCATCCTGTCCACCCTGCATGAACGCGGCGCCCTGACCGACGGCGCCTGGATGGAGGCGATGCACAGCCACACCAATGTCGTGTTTCAGCCGGAGTTCGATGATCGCCGCTATGGCGGCATCAATCCCTACGCACTGGGCTTCGCCATGATGCAGGATATCGAGCGCATCGTGACGGAACCGACACAGGAGGACCGGTACTGGTTCCCCGATCTGGCAGGCCGGGGCGATGCCATGGGTGCACTGCGTGACGCCTGGGCCAATTTCCGAGATGAAAGCTTCATCCTGCAGTACCTGTCTCCGGCGCTGATCCGCAAATTCCGGCTGTTCCATGTGGCCGATGATGCGCGCGACCCGGAAATGAAGGTGGCCGCCATCCATGATGAACGTGGCTACCGCGCCGTCCGTCACGCGCTGGCGCGGCAGTACGACATCGCCTGGGCCGAGGCCGATATCCAGATCGTCGATGTCGATCTGGTCGGCGACCGCAAGCTGATGCTGGAACATCATGTGATGAACCAGATCCTGCTGGAGGAGGAGGAAGCCCGCGCCGTCATGCAGCACCTGGCCAATCTCTGGGGTTATGAGGTGGTGCTGGATGAGGTGGAGACACCTGGCGCCACCCCGCTGCGCCGGATCAACGTCGCCCCGCGCGTTGTGCTGGGCGGGGCATAA
- a CDS encoding Leu/Phe/Val dehydrogenase — protein sequence MLFDFPDFDNHELVLFGRDEASGLAAIIAVHSTALGPACGGCRMWPYANDTEAMRDALRLSRGMSYKNAMAGLPLGGGKSVIIGDSRKDKTDELFRAFGRVIDSLGGKYIAAEDVGITVADVMTMGQTTRHVAGLSKGHDASGDPSPFTAYGVYMGIKAAVKHKLATDSLRGVRVAVQGLGNVGSHLCQRLADDGAILTVTDIHADAVQRAVDKFGAMAVAPDRIHAADADVYAPCALGAVINPRSLPELKAKIVAGGANNQLETDPMGEALRAAGILYAPDYVINGGGIINVSAEVTQDYDRDSVLRQVERIPVTLTEIFRRADWENRPTSAVADEMAREILAAGKGGQKQAA from the coding sequence ATGCTGTTCGATTTCCCCGATTTCGATAATCACGAACTGGTTCTGTTTGGCCGCGACGAGGCCAGCGGTTTGGCCGCCATCATCGCCGTCCATTCCACGGCCTTGGGCCCCGCCTGCGGCGGCTGCCGCATGTGGCCCTATGCCAATGATACCGAGGCCATGCGCGATGCACTGCGCCTGTCGCGGGGCATGAGCTATAAGAACGCCATGGCCGGCCTGCCGCTGGGTGGTGGCAAGTCCGTGATCATCGGCGACAGCCGCAAGGACAAGACGGACGAGCTGTTCCGCGCCTTTGGCCGGGTCATCGACAGCCTGGGTGGAAAGTATATCGCGGCGGAGGATGTGGGCATCACCGTCGCCGACGTAATGACCATGGGCCAGACCACGCGCCATGTCGCGGGCCTGTCCAAGGGGCATGATGCATCGGGCGACCCGTCGCCCTTTACCGCCTATGGCGTCTATATGGGCATCAAGGCTGCCGTGAAGCACAAGCTTGCCACCGACAGCCTGAGGGGCGTGCGCGTCGCGGTGCAGGGCCTGGGCAATGTCGGCAGCCATCTTTGCCAGCGTCTGGCAGATGACGGCGCCATCCTGACGGTCACCGACATCCATGCTGATGCCGTGCAGCGCGCTGTGGACAAGTTCGGGGCCATGGCTGTGGCACCCGACCGTATCCATGCGGCCGATGCCGATGTCTACGCGCCCTGCGCCTTAGGTGCCGTGATCAATCCGCGCAGCCTGCCCGAATTGAAGGCGAAGATCGTGGCCGGTGGCGCCAACAACCAGTTGGAAACTGACCCGATGGGCGAGGCGCTGCGCGCCGCCGGAATCCTGTACGCGCCCGACTATGTCATCAATGGCGGCGGCATCATCAATGTCTCCGCCGAAGTGACGCAGGATTATGACCGCGATTCCGTGCTGCGCCAGGTGGAGCGTATTCCCGTGACGTTGACGGAAATTTTCCGCCGCGCCGACTGGGAGAACCGCCCGACCAGTGCTGTTGCCGACGAAATGGCCCGCGAAATCCTGGCCGCTGGCAAGGGCGGTCAGAAGCAGGCGGCGTAA